The Haloarchaeobius amylolyticus genome window below encodes:
- a CDS encoding aminotransferase class I/II-fold pyridoxal phosphate-dependent enzyme, with protein MSNRGFDLDERVAARRDRDLYRDLAPVDRVAERSYFAPDPGAGLPVLDGRQHLVFGSNNYLGLTQDDRVQQAARDAAEVVGTGAGASRLVTGDTLAHRDLEMQLAEVKDTERALAFSSGYAANVGTIAALSPDVVFSDEFNHASIVDGCRLSGADTVIYDHCDPASLREEMTHRAETHAGDESWLVLTDSVFSMDGTVAPLADICDVVEAFGAWLLVDEAHATGLYDYGGGVVQREGLEDRVHVQLGTLSKALASQGGYVAGSESLVEYLVNTARSFVFSTGLAPPAAAAASEALHIARHGECRDRLWCNVAQLRTGLEDLGYEVWGDSQILPVVVGDRATALDLAEAVREQGVVAPAIRPPTVPDGTSRLRVVPMATHSRSDIEDCIEAFRVAGEEVGLL; from the coding sequence ATGAGCAACCGTGGGTTCGACCTCGACGAACGCGTCGCCGCCCGCCGCGACCGCGACCTCTACCGGGACCTCGCCCCGGTCGACCGGGTGGCAGAACGGAGCTACTTCGCTCCCGACCCGGGCGCCGGCCTGCCGGTCCTCGACGGCAGGCAGCACCTCGTGTTCGGCTCGAACAACTACCTCGGGCTGACCCAGGACGACCGCGTCCAGCAGGCCGCGAGGGACGCGGCCGAGGTCGTCGGGACGGGGGCGGGCGCGAGCCGGCTCGTGACCGGCGACACGCTCGCACACCGCGACCTCGAGATGCAACTCGCCGAGGTGAAAGACACCGAGCGCGCCCTCGCGTTCTCCTCGGGCTACGCCGCCAACGTCGGGACCATCGCGGCACTCTCGCCCGACGTCGTCTTCTCCGACGAGTTCAACCACGCGAGCATCGTCGACGGCTGCCGGCTCTCCGGCGCCGACACCGTCATCTACGACCACTGTGACCCCGCGTCGCTGCGCGAGGAGATGACCCACCGCGCCGAGACCCACGCCGGCGACGAGTCGTGGCTCGTGCTGACCGACAGCGTGTTCAGCATGGACGGGACGGTCGCGCCCCTCGCCGACATCTGCGACGTGGTCGAGGCGTTCGGCGCGTGGCTGCTGGTCGACGAGGCGCACGCGACCGGCCTGTACGACTACGGCGGCGGCGTCGTCCAGCGCGAGGGCCTCGAAGACCGCGTCCACGTCCAGCTGGGGACGCTCTCGAAGGCGCTCGCGAGCCAGGGCGGCTACGTCGCCGGCAGCGAATCCCTCGTCGAGTACCTCGTCAACACCGCCCGGTCGTTCGTCTTCTCGACCGGCCTGGCCCCGCCGGCCGCCGCGGCCGCCAGCGAGGCGTTGCACATCGCCCGCCACGGCGAGTGTCGCGACCGTCTCTGGTGCAACGTCGCCCAGCTCCGGACCGGGCTCGAGGACCTCGGCTACGAGGTGTGGGGCGACTCCCAGATCCTCCCTGTGGTGGTCGGCGACCGCGCGACCGCCCTCGACCTCGCCGAGGCGGTCCGCGAGCAGGGCGTCGTCGCGCCGGCCATCCGGCCGCCGACGGTCCCCGACGGGACGAGCCGCCTCCGGGTCGTCCCGATGGCGACCCACTCCCGGAGCGACATCGAGGACTGCATCGAGGCGTTCCGGGTCGCCGGCGAGGAGGTGGGGCTGCTGTGA
- a CDS encoding SDR family NAD(P)-dependent oxidoreductase, producing MRDLSETVALVTGASRGVGRGIAVELGTAGATVYVTGRSVDDDTTEGVPGTVTETAELVTEAGGEGIAVACDHTDDEQVAALVDRIEDEHGRLDLLVNNVWGGYEGHDETFGFPFWKQPIDRWDRMFDAGVRAHFTTSRLVAPMMRAQQGGLIVGISAGDGEKFRGSVPYDTAKTAVDRLHQGMAYELEPDGVTSLVVYPGFTRTERVVAAFESVGDDLPESAHSPEFVGRAVVALAADEDVFTRTGGIFKVGDLAREYDFTDTDGSQPEPYDLPTDPV from the coding sequence ATGAGAGACCTCTCGGAGACCGTCGCACTCGTCACGGGGGCGAGTCGCGGCGTCGGGCGAGGCATCGCGGTGGAACTCGGCACGGCAGGCGCGACAGTGTACGTCACCGGTCGGAGCGTCGACGACGACACCACCGAGGGCGTGCCCGGCACCGTGACGGAGACGGCGGAACTCGTCACCGAGGCCGGCGGCGAGGGCATCGCGGTCGCGTGCGACCACACCGACGACGAGCAGGTCGCGGCGCTGGTCGACCGCATCGAGGACGAGCATGGCCGGCTCGACCTCCTCGTCAACAACGTCTGGGGCGGCTACGAGGGCCACGACGAGACCTTCGGGTTCCCGTTCTGGAAGCAGCCCATCGACCGCTGGGACCGGATGTTCGACGCCGGCGTCCGGGCGCACTTCACGACCAGCCGGCTCGTGGCACCGATGATGCGCGCCCAGCAGGGAGGCCTCATCGTCGGTATCTCGGCCGGTGACGGCGAGAAGTTCCGCGGCAGTGTCCCGTACGACACCGCGAAGACCGCGGTCGACCGCCTCCACCAGGGGATGGCGTACGAACTCGAACCGGACGGGGTGACCTCGCTGGTGGTCTACCCTGGGTTCACCCGGACCGAGCGCGTGGTCGCCGCGTTCGAGTCGGTCGGCGACGACCTCCCCGAGAGCGCGCACTCGCCGGAGTTCGTCGGCCGGGCGGTCGTCGCGCTCGCGGCTGACGAGGACGTGTTCACGAGGACCGGTGGCATCTTCAAGGTCGGCGACCTCGCCCGCGAGTACGACTTCACCGACACCGACGGGAGCCAGCCGGAACCGTACGACCTGCCGACAGATCCGGTCTGA
- a CDS encoding GNAT family N-acetyltransferase, with product MHLFPTAFETERLRYERLDETVDVFELYDVMSQEGFADTVEHISKSQHDTPKDTFDYLAESAEKWEEADRANWAMIPKAGEDGAGEFAGVASLIPLWDRRTARLGVWLREPFWGRGYSGERADALVDLAFDRLDLELVAAAHTDENEASKRAIEKYVDRWGGQYDGILRNWVVLDDEPRDLHRYTITREQYDEADVPVGLTVHEDGFE from the coding sequence ATGCACCTGTTCCCCACCGCGTTCGAGACCGAGCGTCTCCGCTACGAGCGCCTCGACGAGACCGTCGACGTGTTCGAACTCTACGACGTGATGAGCCAGGAGGGGTTCGCGGACACGGTCGAGCACATCTCGAAATCACAGCACGACACGCCGAAAGACACCTTCGACTACCTCGCAGAGAGCGCCGAGAAGTGGGAGGAGGCCGACCGCGCGAACTGGGCGATGATCCCGAAAGCGGGCGAGGACGGGGCCGGCGAGTTCGCCGGCGTCGCGTCGCTCATCCCGCTGTGGGACCGCCGGACGGCCCGCCTCGGCGTCTGGCTCCGCGAGCCGTTCTGGGGACGCGGCTACTCGGGCGAGCGCGCCGACGCCCTCGTGGACCTCGCCTTCGACCGCCTCGACCTCGAACTCGTCGCGGCGGCCCACACCGACGAGAACGAGGCCTCGAAGCGCGCCATCGAGAAGTACGTCGACCGCTGGGGCGGCCAGTACGACGGCATCCTCCGGAACTGGGTCGTCCTCGACGACGAGCCGCGGGACCTGCATCGCTACACCATCACCCGCGAGCAGTACGACGAGGCCGACGTGCCGGTCGGCCTGACGGTCCACGAGGACGGGTTCGAGTGA
- a CDS encoding replication factor C large subunit, whose protein sequence is MADWTEKYRPTTLSEVRGNDKARKSLKQWAETWDDHRQAAIVHGSPGVGKTSAAHALANDMGWPVMELNASDSRTADDIKRFAGRASQNQTLGGGSGGRQLLIVDEADNFHGNSDYGGSREVTRIVKEANQPIVLIANEFYDMSNSLRNACEEIQFRDVSKRSIVPVLRDLCRKEGIEYEQEALEKIAENTSGDLRSAVNDLQALAEEAERLTVDDVVMGERDKTEGIFDFLDDVIKNKGAEESLYAAYDVDETPDDLLNWVEDNVPKDYRGDELADAYGYLARGDTWLGRVRSTQDYSFWRYVTDNVAAGVAASRRHDHSGWTRYGPPSYWSKLGRSKGTRKKRDAIARKIAEKGGFSIATARRDVMPFLATMTHHCKPRDLTVRMAAVYELDAAEVSFVTGSGEDTNKVQDIVADAEELRETEAVEHSGGAFEGFASDSTRGEEAAANGGEPADDPDDDGQQTLGGEDTADTAESAEDPADEEAETDDGQSGLDDWM, encoded by the coding sequence ATGGCTGACTGGACCGAAAAGTACCGCCCGACGACCCTGTCGGAGGTCCGGGGGAACGACAAGGCCCGCAAGAGTCTGAAGCAGTGGGCCGAGACGTGGGACGACCACCGGCAGGCCGCCATCGTCCACGGCTCGCCGGGGGTCGGGAAGACCTCGGCGGCGCACGCGCTGGCCAACGACATGGGCTGGCCGGTGATGGAGCTGAACGCGAGCGACTCCCGCACCGCGGACGACATCAAGCGCTTCGCCGGGCGCGCCTCGCAGAACCAGACGCTCGGCGGGGGCAGCGGCGGCCGCCAGCTGCTCATCGTGGACGAGGCCGACAACTTCCACGGGAACAGCGACTACGGCGGCTCGCGCGAGGTGACCCGCATCGTCAAGGAGGCGAACCAGCCCATCGTGCTCATCGCGAACGAGTTCTACGACATGAGCAACAGCCTCCGGAACGCCTGCGAGGAGATCCAGTTCCGCGACGTCTCGAAGCGTTCCATCGTGCCCGTGCTGCGGGACCTCTGCCGCAAGGAGGGCATCGAGTACGAGCAGGAGGCCCTGGAGAAGATCGCCGAGAACACCAGTGGCGACCTGCGCTCTGCGGTCAACGACCTGCAGGCGCTCGCCGAGGAGGCGGAGCGCCTGACCGTCGACGACGTGGTGATGGGCGAGCGCGACAAGACGGAGGGCATCTTCGACTTCCTCGACGACGTCATCAAGAACAAGGGCGCCGAGGAGTCGCTCTACGCGGCCTACGACGTGGACGAGACGCCCGACGACCTGCTGAACTGGGTCGAGGACAACGTCCCGAAGGATTATCGAGGAGATGAACTCGCCGACGCCTACGGCTACCTCGCCCGCGGCGACACCTGGCTCGGGCGGGTGCGCTCGACGCAGGACTACTCGTTCTGGCGCTACGTCACCGACAACGTCGCCGCGGGAGTCGCGGCTTCGCGCCGGCACGACCACAGTGGCTGGACTCGGTACGGCCCGCCGAGCTACTGGTCGAAGCTCGGGCGCTCGAAGGGCACCCGGAAGAAGCGCGACGCCATCGCCCGGAAGATCGCCGAGAAGGGCGGCTTCAGCATCGCGACGGCGCGACGCGACGTGATGCCGTTCCTCGCGACGATGACCCACCACTGCAAGCCCCGCGACCTCACCGTCCGGATGGCCGCGGTGTACGAACTCGACGCGGCCGAGGTGTCGTTCGTCACGGGCAGTGGCGAGGACACCAACAAGGTGCAGGACATCGTCGCCGACGCCGAGGAACTGCGCGAGACCGAGGCCGTCGAGCACTCCGGCGGCGCGTTCGAGGGCTTCGCGAGCGACTCGACCCGCGGCGAGGAGGCGGCGGCCAACGGTGGCGAACCGGCGGACGACCCGGACGACGACGGCCAGCAGACCCTCGGCGGGGAGGACACGGCTGACACGGCCGAGTCGGCCGAGGACCCCGCAGACGAGGAGGCGGAGACCGACGACGGCCAGTCCGGACTGGACGACTGGATGTGA
- a CDS encoding GNAT family N-acetyltransferase — protein MSDLFPERFETARLRFERVGLDTVDTLDVYPYYSTEAGIEQATRYMTWEPHQVPEETWEFVRAVGEQAEAGDGKLYALYPKAGEDGTEVPGAGEFAGTAGLHPDWDQRSVTFGMWLRKPFWGRGYSGERADAFVTLAFDRLDLDLVAVTVLDENDQSKRAIEKYVGRWGGQHDGYFPNLDTHGDEPASVHRYSITREQYEAADVTVDLTIHDRP, from the coding sequence ATGAGCGACCTCTTCCCCGAGCGCTTCGAGACGGCGCGCCTGCGCTTCGAGCGTGTCGGCCTCGACACCGTCGACACCCTCGACGTCTACCCCTACTACTCCACCGAGGCGGGCATCGAGCAGGCGACCCGGTACATGACGTGGGAGCCCCACCAGGTTCCAGAAGAGACGTGGGAGTTCGTCCGGGCCGTCGGCGAGCAGGCCGAGGCCGGCGACGGGAAACTGTACGCCCTGTACCCGAAAGCCGGCGAGGACGGGACCGAGGTACCCGGCGCGGGCGAGTTCGCCGGCACCGCGGGCCTCCACCCCGACTGGGACCAGCGGAGCGTCACCTTCGGGATGTGGCTCCGCAAGCCCTTCTGGGGGCGTGGCTACTCGGGCGAACGCGCCGACGCCTTCGTCACGCTGGCGTTCGACCGCCTCGACCTCGACCTCGTGGCCGTGACGGTACTCGACGAGAACGACCAGTCGAAACGGGCCATCGAGAAGTACGTGGGTCGGTGGGGCGGCCAGCACGACGGCTACTTCCCGAACCTCGACACCCACGGCGACGAGCCCGCGAGCGTCCATCGCTACAGCATCACCCGCGAGCAGTACGAGGCCGCGGACGTGACGGTCGACCTGACCATCCACGACCGGCCATGA
- a CDS encoding flavodoxin domain-containing protein has protein sequence MADILVCYGTGEGQTAKVAGAIREDLAARGHAVTTVDLTEVPPALDVADFDAVLVGASIHMGTHQDHVAAFVRDNRQALAARPSGFFQVCLSSAVEDEERQLEAARYIEAFVERTDWHPDRVASFAGAIRYSEYGMLKRVMMKKIAKEATGDTDTSRDYEYTDWHAVDDFAVGFAEYVETELGADEPDAATPR, from the coding sequence ATGGCCGACATCCTCGTGTGCTACGGGACCGGTGAGGGACAGACAGCGAAGGTAGCCGGGGCGATCCGGGAGGACCTCGCGGCGCGGGGACACGCGGTCACGACGGTCGACCTGACCGAGGTGCCGCCGGCCCTCGACGTGGCCGACTTCGACGCCGTCCTCGTCGGCGCGTCAATCCACATGGGCACCCATCAGGACCACGTCGCGGCGTTCGTCCGGGACAACCGGCAGGCACTCGCCGCGCGCCCGTCGGGGTTCTTCCAGGTGTGCCTCTCCAGCGCCGTCGAGGACGAGGAGCGCCAGCTGGAGGCTGCCCGCTACATCGAGGCGTTCGTCGAGCGGACCGACTGGCACCCGGACCGGGTCGCAAGCTTCGCGGGAGCCATCCGGTACTCCGAGTACGGCATGCTCAAGCGGGTCATGATGAAGAAGATCGCGAAGGAGGCGACCGGCGACACCGACACCTCGCGGGACTACGAGTACACCGACTGGCACGCGGTCGACGACTTCGCCGTCGGCTTCGCCGAGTACGTGGAGACGGAGCTAGGCGCCGACGAACCCGACGCGGCCACCCCGAGGTAG
- a CDS encoding metal ABC transporter ATP-binding protein has product MSVVELSDVTFGYGGQPAVEDVSLTVEAGDFLGLVGPNGSGKTTLLRLLLGLVRPDSGEVRLFGEPAHRFADGTKVGYVAQETTGTASGMPITVHEVVRMGRYPHVGLGRFGRDDREAVAEAMARVGVTDLQDRRISALSGGQRQRVFIARALAAEADLLALDEPTVGVDAESREEFYDLLGDLNAEGLTIVLVEHDIGVVTAYTSTVACINRELFFHGDSLDFSESDALADAYGANQRLLDHHHHH; this is encoded by the coding sequence ATGAGCGTCGTCGAACTCAGCGACGTGACCTTCGGATACGGCGGCCAGCCCGCGGTCGAAGACGTCTCCCTGACCGTGGAGGCGGGCGACTTCCTCGGGCTCGTCGGCCCGAACGGGTCGGGGAAGACCACCCTGCTCCGGCTGTTGCTGGGGCTGGTCCGCCCCGACAGCGGCGAGGTCCGGCTCTTCGGCGAGCCGGCACACCGGTTCGCCGACGGGACGAAGGTCGGCTACGTCGCCCAGGAGACGACCGGGACCGCGAGCGGGATGCCCATCACGGTCCACGAGGTCGTCAGGATGGGCCGGTACCCCCACGTCGGCCTCGGGCGGTTCGGGCGCGACGACCGCGAGGCGGTCGCCGAGGCCATGGCGCGCGTCGGCGTCACCGACCTGCAGGACCGGCGCATCTCGGCGCTCTCGGGCGGCCAGCGCCAGCGGGTGTTCATCGCCCGGGCGCTCGCCGCCGAGGCAGACCTGCTCGCGCTGGACGAACCGACCGTCGGGGTCGACGCGGAATCCCGCGAGGAGTTCTACGACCTGCTCGGGGACCTGAACGCCGAGGGCCTCACCATCGTCCTCGTCGAGCACGACATCGGCGTCGTCACGGCCTACACCTCGACGGTCGCCTGCATCAACCGGGAGCTGTTCTTCCACGGGGACTCGCTCGACTTCTCCGAGAGCGACGCCCTCGCGGACGCCTACGGGGCGAACCAGCGACTGCTCGACCACCATCACCACCACTGA
- a CDS encoding pyridoxamine 5'-phosphate oxidase family protein codes for MEDIRSVQMDDETRNEFLGRGGTGVISLSTDADQAPYSIPVSYGFDAEEETFYFRLAFGADSTKADLLDRDTHVSFVTFEQTGEGWKSVVARGQLASITEGAVGTEILDRMRHIHIPLVDTFDRDPQELSFEFYRMQPYDLAGKQEAHTES; via the coding sequence ATGGAAGACATCCGTTCCGTACAGATGGACGACGAGACGCGAAACGAGTTCCTCGGACGGGGCGGGACAGGCGTCATCTCGCTGTCGACCGACGCCGACCAGGCGCCGTACTCCATCCCCGTCTCGTACGGCTTCGACGCCGAGGAGGAGACGTTCTACTTCCGGCTGGCGTTCGGGGCCGACAGCACGAAGGCTGACCTGCTCGACCGGGACACCCACGTCTCGTTCGTCACCTTCGAGCAGACCGGTGAGGGCTGGAAGAGCGTCGTCGCCCGCGGCCAGCTCGCGTCGATAACCGAGGGCGCGGTCGGCACCGAGATACTCGACCGGATGCGCCACATCCACATCCCGCTGGTCGACACCTTCGACCGCGACCCACAGGAGCTGAGCTTCGAGTTCTACCGGATGCAGCCGTACGACCTCGCCGGGAAGCAGGAAGCACACACCGAGAGCTGA
- a CDS encoding transcriptional regulator: MDDITFAVLGTGGIGRRTLDVAQHKDGVTPVAACDRNGIAVDHDGLDVTELLDATEGNIASGPDEGEDDAGDDDVLTDGGAQSVKQHGEDAGVVASAQGEPTETPIRDVIDEAVAEDVDAVLVALPNLTHDFIPQTADRFAEAGYDGVLVDVLKRSRVIGMLDEREETFEDCGMTFVCGAGATPGFLTGAAALAAQSFVEVDEVEIWWGVGLRSGYEDNRGTVREDIAHLDGYDIETARDMTEDEIEELIDEHDGVLEFHDMEHADDVLLERAGICDAEDVTVGGVLDVRQDEKPTTTTVSVTGTTFDGETGTNTFQLDDCTSMAANVNGPALGYMKAGVRMNREGRYGVVGPAEVMPGF; the protein is encoded by the coding sequence ATGGACGACATCACCTTCGCCGTACTCGGCACCGGCGGCATCGGCCGACGAACACTCGACGTGGCACAGCACAAGGACGGCGTGACCCCGGTCGCGGCCTGCGACCGCAACGGTATCGCGGTCGACCACGACGGCCTCGACGTCACGGAACTCCTCGACGCGACCGAGGGCAACATCGCGAGCGGCCCGGACGAGGGCGAAGACGACGCGGGAGACGACGACGTGCTGACCGACGGCGGCGCCCAGTCCGTCAAACAGCACGGCGAGGACGCCGGCGTCGTCGCCTCCGCACAGGGCGAGCCGACCGAGACGCCCATCCGGGACGTCATCGACGAGGCCGTCGCGGAGGACGTCGACGCGGTCCTCGTGGCGCTCCCGAACCTCACGCACGACTTCATCCCCCAGACCGCCGACCGCTTCGCCGAGGCCGGCTACGACGGCGTCCTCGTGGACGTGCTCAAGCGCTCGCGGGTCATCGGTATGCTCGACGAGCGCGAGGAGACCTTCGAGGACTGTGGCATGACCTTCGTCTGTGGCGCGGGCGCGACCCCCGGCTTCCTGACCGGCGCGGCCGCCCTCGCCGCCCAGTCGTTCGTCGAGGTCGACGAGGTCGAGATCTGGTGGGGCGTCGGCCTCAGGTCGGGCTACGAGGACAACCGCGGCACCGTCCGCGAGGACATCGCGCACCTCGACGGCTACGACATCGAGACCGCCCGCGACATGACCGAAGACGAGATCGAGGAACTCATCGACGAGCACGACGGCGTCCTGGAGTTCCACGACATGGAGCACGCCGACGACGTGCTGCTCGAACGCGCCGGTATCTGCGACGCCGAGGACGTGACCGTCGGCGGCGTCCTCGACGTGCGCCAGGACGAGAAGCCGACGACGACGACCGTCAGCGTCACCGGGACGACCTTCGACGGCGAGACGGGCACGAACACCTTCCAGCTCGACGACTGCACGAGCATGGCGGCGAACGTGAACGGCCCCGCACTCGGCTACATGAAGGCCGGCGTCCGGATGAACCGCGAGGGGCGCTACGGGGTCGTCGGTCCGGCGGAGGTCATGCCCGGCTTCTGA
- the bioD gene encoding dethiobiotin synthase codes for MSDPGPAPGPTRRLAVVGTDTGVGKTVVTAGLTGWLREEGVDARAVKPCQTGYPPDDDAGFVQDACGDSGAATCLDRLEPPLAPRVAAEREGADLDYADVLDRAAAALDDPAVGILEGVGGLRVPLAGEHEILDLVADLGPTTILVARSGLGTLNHTALSVDALRDRGVPVHCIVLNEYAGETVAERTNPAELERMTGLPVYTLPELGLDGPADAVAGVREHLPADALPPEILPALDG; via the coding sequence GTGAGCGACCCCGGGCCGGCCCCCGGACCGACCCGGCGCCTCGCCGTCGTCGGGACGGACACGGGCGTCGGGAAGACGGTCGTCACCGCCGGCCTGACGGGCTGGCTCCGCGAGGAAGGCGTCGATGCCCGGGCCGTCAAGCCCTGCCAGACCGGCTACCCGCCGGACGACGACGCCGGGTTCGTGCAGGACGCCTGCGGGGATTCCGGGGCCGCGACCTGTCTCGACCGCTTGGAGCCGCCGCTCGCCCCCCGCGTCGCGGCCGAGCGCGAGGGCGCCGACCTCGACTACGCCGACGTCCTGGACCGGGCCGCCGCAGCGCTGGACGACCCCGCGGTCGGCATCCTCGAAGGCGTCGGCGGTCTCCGGGTCCCGCTCGCAGGTGAGCACGAGATTCTGGACCTCGTGGCCGACCTCGGCCCGACCACGATTCTCGTGGCTCGGTCGGGGCTGGGGACGCTGAATCACACCGCACTGTCGGTCGACGCGCTCCGCGACAGGGGCGTCCCGGTCCACTGCATCGTCCTGAACGAGTACGCGGGCGAGACGGTCGCCGAGCGGACCAACCCGGCGGAACTCGAACGCATGACCGGGCTGCCGGTGTACACGCTGCCGGAACTCGGACTCGACGGGCCGGCGGACGCGGTGGCAGGTGTCAGGGAGCACCTGCCCGCGGACGCATTGCCCCCGGAGATACTGCCGGCGCTCGACGGCTGA
- a CDS encoding metal ABC transporter permease, translating to MLTPTLSTLSLPTTALFQPTFLGFFAEMLGYPFMQRAFIAGVCIAVVAPLVGSFLVHRQLSMIGDTLAHTAFAGVAVGLFLGETVGLGVSPYLTALVVAVLAALLVQLLSEHTEVYNDVSMAIVLTGGFALGTVLISLTSGGIAVGISQYLFGSLSTLTRPDVERLVVLSAVVALVVALAYRQLLYVTFDEAAAHTAGMRVDWLNRLLVVLTALVVVGAMQMMGVILVAALLVVPVATAMQIAGSFRQSLLVAIVAAQVAVLSGTTLSYTYGIAAGGTIVLVAIGGYLLAAAVGGLGFVGAR from the coding sequence ATGCTCACACCGACTCTTTCCACGCTCTCCCTCCCCACCACGGCCCTCTTCCAGCCCACCTTCCTCGGGTTCTTCGCCGAGATGCTCGGCTACCCCTTCATGCAGCGCGCGTTCATCGCGGGGGTCTGTATCGCCGTCGTCGCGCCGCTGGTCGGGTCGTTCCTCGTCCACCGCCAGCTCTCGATGATCGGCGACACGCTCGCACACACCGCCTTCGCCGGGGTCGCCGTCGGCCTGTTCCTCGGCGAGACGGTCGGCCTCGGCGTCTCGCCGTACCTCACCGCGCTCGTGGTCGCCGTCCTCGCCGCGTTGCTCGTCCAGCTCCTCTCGGAGCACACCGAGGTGTACAACGACGTGTCGATGGCCATCGTCCTCACCGGCGGGTTCGCCCTCGGGACCGTCCTCATCAGCCTCACGAGCGGCGGTATCGCGGTCGGCATCAGCCAGTACCTGTTCGGGAGCCTGTCGACGCTGACGCGCCCCGACGTGGAGCGGCTGGTGGTCCTCAGCGCGGTCGTCGCGCTCGTGGTCGCCCTCGCGTACCGGCAGCTGCTCTACGTCACCTTCGACGAGGCGGCCGCCCACACCGCGGGGATGCGCGTCGACTGGCTGAACCGGCTGCTCGTCGTCCTCACCGCGCTGGTGGTCGTCGGCGCGATGCAGATGATGGGTGTCATCCTCGTCGCCGCGTTGCTGGTCGTCCCCGTCGCGACCGCCATGCAGATTGCCGGGAGCTTCCGGCAGTCGCTGCTGGTCGCCATCGTCGCCGCGCAGGTCGCGGTGCTCTCGGGGACGACGCTCTCGTACACCTACGGCATCGCCGCCGGGGGGACGATCGTCCTCGTCGCCATCGGGGGCTACCTGCTGGCAGCCGCGGTCGGCGGACTCGGGTTCGTGGGCGCCCGCTGA
- a CDS encoding metal ABC transporter substrate-binding protein produces the protein MQRTTRRGVLLGSAAATAALAGCLGSMTTGSEGGEGETTVQSSFFVVSDFASTVAGDGLAVNNLVPFGQHGHGWEPGPDVQRKVLGADGFVYVGEGFQPWADKLVRNVRDDGADVDVIEAWEGIDLLPADGGHEEEHHDDGHDEGHHDEETTHDGDHHDDEHHGEETTHDDHDAGHEDAHHDEEEHDDHDHGSMDPHFWLDADRATKAVRTIADGLARVDPENEATYAENADVLADRLAAMDATFEERLADRTTDTVLVAGHNSFRYLGDRYDFHVEALTGLAPDATPTPKDITRTQAVIDEHDIEYVLAPVFESDRAATQLVAETDATDVLPLTPVPSLTDEWHEQGWGYVDVMENVNLPSLAKALGAE, from the coding sequence ATGCAACGAACGACGCGCCGGGGCGTCCTTCTCGGGAGCGCGGCAGCGACAGCAGCACTCGCCGGCTGTCTCGGGTCCATGACGACCGGGTCCGAGGGCGGCGAGGGCGAGACGACGGTCCAGTCCTCGTTCTTCGTGGTCTCGGACTTCGCGAGCACCGTGGCGGGGGACGGCCTCGCCGTGAACAACCTGGTCCCCTTCGGCCAGCACGGCCACGGCTGGGAACCGGGGCCCGACGTCCAGCGGAAGGTCCTCGGGGCCGACGGTTTCGTCTACGTCGGCGAGGGGTTCCAGCCCTGGGCCGACAAACTCGTGCGGAACGTCCGCGACGACGGGGCGGACGTGGACGTCATCGAGGCCTGGGAGGGTATCGACCTGCTCCCGGCCGACGGCGGGCACGAGGAAGAACACCACGACGACGGTCACGACGAGGGGCACCACGACGAGGAGACGACTCACGACGGTGACCACCACGACGACGAGCACCACGGCGAGGAGACGACCCACGACGACCACGACGCAGGGCACGAGGACGCACACCACGACGAGGAGGAACACGACGACCACGACCACGGCTCGATGGACCCCCACTTCTGGCTCGACGCGGACCGGGCGACGAAGGCGGTCCGGACCATCGCCGACGGCCTCGCCCGCGTCGACCCGGAGAACGAGGCCACCTACGCCGAGAACGCGGACGTCCTGGCGGACCGCCTCGCGGCCATGGACGCGACCTTCGAGGAGCGACTGGCCGACCGGACGACCGACACCGTCCTCGTCGCGGGCCACAACTCCTTCCGGTACCTCGGGGACCGCTACGACTTCCACGTCGAGGCGTTGACCGGGCTCGCGCCGGACGCGACGCCCACGCCGAAGGACATCACGCGGACGCAGGCCGTCATCGACGAGCACGACATCGAGTACGTGCTCGCGCCGGTGTTCGAGTCCGACCGGGCCGCGACCCAGCTCGTCGCCGAGACCGACGCGACCGATGTCCTGCCCCTGACGCCGGTCCCGAGCCTCACCGACGAGTGGCACGAGCAGGGCTGGGGCTACGTCGACGTGATGGAGAACGTGAACCTGCCGTCGCTGGCGAAGGCGCTGGGAGCCGAATGA